A window of Aquibium oceanicum genomic DNA:
GCTTGGCATCCCCGTCGGCAGCGAGGGCCACGCACCGCTGATCACCGGCGCGCTGGGCAAGGAACTTCCCGAGGGCGACTGGTCCTTCGCGTCCGCTCCGGCGGATCCGGCGTTGGCCCTGCTCGGCGCCGTTCTGGGCGGCTACAGGTTTACCCGCTATTCCGGCAAGCCGGGCAACGCGGTCCGCATCGCCGTTCCCGAAGGCGTAGATGCCGGGCGTGTCCGCCGCATTGCCGACGGCGTCTTCCTGGCGCGCGACCTCGTCAACACGCCCACCGGCGATCTCGGCCCCGCGCAACTGGAAGACGCCGTGCGCGCGCTCGGCGCGGCCCACGACGCCGAGGTGAGTTCGATCGTCGGCGACGCGCTGCTTGCGGAAAATTTCCCCATGATCCATGCGGTCGGCCGCGCCTCCACGGAAGCGCCGCGCCTCATCGATCTGCGCTGGGGCCGCGAGGACGCCCCCAAGGTGACGCTGGTCGGCAAGGGGGTCTGCTTCGACACCGGCGGTCTCGACATCAAGCCCGCCAGCGGCATGCTGATCATGAAGAAGGACATGGGCGGCGCTGCCAACGTGCTCGGCCTCGCCTCGATGATCATGGCCGCACGCATGAACGTAAGGCTGCGCGTGCTGATTCCCGCCGTCGAGAACGCCATCGCCGGCAATGCCTTCCGCCCGGGCGACGTGTTGAAGAGCCGCAAGGGGCCGACCGTGGAGATCGGCAACACCGATGCGGAAGGCCGGCTGGTGCTGGCCGACGCGCTGGCGCTCGGCGACGAGGAGGAGCCCGCGATCATGATCGACATGGCGACGCTCACGGGCGCTGCCCGCGTCGCCATCGGTCCCGACCTCGCGCCGTTCTACGCCAACGACGACGGTCTCGCAGCAGCCATCGAGGAGGCCGCCAGGCATTCGGCCGACCCCGTCTGGCGCATGCCGCTCTGGGCCGCCTACGACGAGAAGCTCTCATCGAAGATCGCGGACATGAACAACGTCACGACGGACGGCTTTGCCGGCTCCATCACCGCTGCGCTGTTCCTGCAGCGTTTCGTCGAAAAGGCGAAAGCCTGGGCGCATTTCGACATCTTCGCCTGGAATCCGGCGGCGCGCCCGCACGGGCCGTCGGGCGGCGAGGCCCAGGCGATCCGGGCGCTGGAGACGCTGCTCGCCAAGCGATATTCCTGAGCCCGTCGCGTCGGGGGCGGGAACCACGCGCCCCCTGTATCGCGCCCCTATGCGGTGATATCTTCGGCCCGCAACGGACACTTTCCATGACGATCCTCGACAAGAGACTGCATGCATTTCGCGCCGATCTCGCCGA
This region includes:
- a CDS encoding leucyl aminopeptidase family protein, with amino-acid sequence MPVELTATKTAAARPIHLVTRGKIEEAGFAPATVEWAKANGFTGQPGRVLLLPGEGGAAGALLGIPVGSEGHAPLITGALGKELPEGDWSFASAPADPALALLGAVLGGYRFTRYSGKPGNAVRIAVPEGVDAGRVRRIADGVFLARDLVNTPTGDLGPAQLEDAVRALGAAHDAEVSSIVGDALLAENFPMIHAVGRASTEAPRLIDLRWGREDAPKVTLVGKGVCFDTGGLDIKPASGMLIMKKDMGGAANVLGLASMIMAARMNVRLRVLIPAVENAIAGNAFRPGDVLKSRKGPTVEIGNTDAEGRLVLADALALGDEEEPAIMIDMATLTGAARVAIGPDLAPFYANDDGLAAAIEEAARHSADPVWRMPLWAAYDEKLSSKIADMNNVTTDGFAGSITAALFLQRFVEKAKAWAHFDIFAWNPAARPHGPSGGEAQAIRALETLLAKRYS